The Rattus rattus isolate New Zealand chromosome 1, Rrattus_CSIRO_v1, whole genome shotgun sequence genome includes a region encoding these proteins:
- the LOC116890143 gene encoding lymphocyte antigen 6B-like gives MQFPRFSLCTPSPRMNSSCAMKSCVLILLLPLLCAERAQGLKCYSCIEVPLISTCSSATCPYPDGVCVSQVEETVMDSIRQKVKSNLCLPICPKSTQIIWILGIVVYSKISCCNRDICNAAVPNGGST, from the exons ATGCAATTTCCAAGGTTTTCTCTGTGCACCCCTTCTCCGAGGATGAACAGTTCTTGTGCTATGAAGTCGTGTGTGCTCATCCTTCTCCTGCCCCTACTGTGTGCAGAAAGAG CTCAGGGCTTAAAGTGCTACAGTTGCATAGAAGTCCCACTTATTTCTACCTGCTCATCAGCTACCTGCCCCTACCCTGATGGAGTCTGTGTTTCTCAGGTGGAAGAAACTGTCATGG ACTCTATAAGACAGAAAGTAAAGAGCAATCTCTGCCTTCCAATCTGCCCCAAGAGTACTCAAATTATTTGGATCCTGGGTATCGTTGTCTACTCGAAGATTTCCTGTTGCAATAGAGATATTTGCAATGCAGCAGTTCCCAATGGAGGCAGCACCTGA
- the LOC116890144 gene encoding lymphocyte antigen 6B-like, with product MNRSCAMKSCVLIFFLALLCAERAQGLNCYNCTMIPFGNTCSSTATCPYPDGVCAIQVAEVVMSSVRQKVKDHICLPDCPKIPQTTEILGTVVDTKISCCNTDLCNAAGPTGGCTWTVAGVLLFSLGSVLLQTLLEGSSKAQPPLSFYPHVCSLLPGAL from the exons ATGAACAGATCTTGCGCTATGAAGTCCTGTGTGCTCATCTTTTTCCTGGCCCTGCTGTGTGCAGAAAGAG CTCAGGGCCTAAACTGCTACAATTGCACGATGATCCCATTTGGTAATACCTGCTCATCAACTGCTACCTGCCCCTACCCTGATGGAGTCTGTGCTATTCAGGTGGCAGAAGTTGTTATGA GCTCTGTAAGACAGAAAGTAAAGGACCATATTTGCCTTCCCGACTGCCCCAAGATTCCTCAAACAACCGAGATCCTGGGTACTGTTGTCGACACGAAGATTTCCTGTTGCAATACAGATCTTTGCAATGCAGCAGGGCCCACTGGAGGCTGCACCTGGACCGTGGCAGGGGTGCTTCTGTTCAGCCTGGGCTCAGTCCTCCTGCAGACCTTGCTTGAGGGCTCCTCCAAGGCCCAGCCACCCTTGTCCTTTTATCCTCATGTGTGTTCACTCCTCCCTGGAGCCCTCTAG